The following are encoded together in the Glycine max cultivar Williams 82 chromosome 8, Glycine_max_v4.0, whole genome shotgun sequence genome:
- the LOC100807804 gene encoding CRS2-associated factor 1, chloroplastic: MALKLPHTFPIFAPSLDPNPNPPRQSSELRFSRWNNPETRSPNARRTPRPTGPAKRSKSPARPKVDRQSHPAFRFSNIPKSKPQRVSGAPENVKISDDGLSYVIDGAPFEFKYSYTETPKVKPIKMREAPFVPFGPDTMPRPWTGRAPLPASKKKLKEFDSFVLPPPHKKGVKPVQSPGPYLAGTGPRYVKSREEILGEPLTQEEIRDLVKSCMKAQRQLNIGRDGLTHNMLDNIHAHWKRRRACKIRCKGVCTVDMDNVCHQLEERTGGKIIHRKGGVLYLFRGRNYNYKTRPHFPLMLWKPVPPVYPRLVQRVPEGLTLEEATKMRQKGSTLIPICKLGKNGVYCDLVKTVREAFEECELVRINCQGLNKSDYRKIGAKLRDLVPCTLLSFEYEHILMWRGPNWKSSIPDRGDDRKESKQIEVDHKNYKPLPSEALEFSAPSLQMNPLEHESNLLHDTSISSISSDVTLDKVEVSYPNENSHQSMSGVTEVPSLTKIYDVETTNDSTDSYAEPEPRTSLIPSMTIPHYDSHAEFSSKAMSESHGTEHIMDSKSCSDGLSASISGSHATLGGSDNSTNGMVDSHSNKLLDALGEEDVSQAPRSAAPSMKAIWLLLEQAVEKGSALVLDKDSLDADNIYQNTVAFAKSAPPGPAFRKNTKAVSQKNPKQEGSTLETKETTIDSMKRKKENSTKIPRKANFDDQLLNVVPQGTLGVDELAKLLT; this comes from the exons ATGGCTCTGAAGCTCCCGCACACTTTCCCCATCTTCGCCCCTTCCCTCGACCCCAACCCAAACCCGCCGCGCCAATCCTCGGAGCTCCGATTCTCTCGCTGGAACAACCCAGAAACTCGCTCCCCCAATGCCCGCCGAACACCCCGGCCCACCGGGCCTGCCAAAAGGTCCAAAAGCCCAGCAAGGCCCAAGGTCGACCGGCAATCGCACCCAGCGTTCAGGTTCTCCAACATCCCCAAATCGAAGCCGCAACGGGTATCCGGCGCCCCCGAAAACGTGAAAATCAGCGACGACGGACTCTCCTACGTTATCGACGGTGCCCCGTTCGAGTTCAAGTACAGCTACACGGAGACCCCGAAGGTGAAGCCAATTAAAATGCGCGAAGCGCCTTTCGTGCCGTTCGGACCGGACACGATGCCTCGGCCGTGGACGGGGCGGGCGCCGCTGCCGGCGAGTAAGAAGAAGCTGAAGGAGTTCGACTCGTTCGTGCTTCCGCCGCCGCACAAGAAGGGGGTTAAGCCGGTGCAGTCACCGGGGCCGTATTTGGCGGGGACGGGGCCGAGGTACGTGAAGTCGAGAGAGGAGATATTGGGAGAACCCTTGACGCAGGAGGAGATTCGTGACTTGGTTAAGTCCTGCATGAAAGCCCAACGCCAACTTAATATCG GTAGAGATGGTTTGACGCATAACATGTTGGATAATATACATGCTCATTGGAAGCGCCGGAGGGCTTGCAAGATCAGGTGCAAGGGAGTCTGTACTGTTGATATGGATAATGTCTGCCACCAGCTAGAG GAAAGGACAGGGGGGAAAATCATTCACAGAAAGGGCGGTGTGTTGTACCTTTTCCGAGGCAGAAACTACAATTATAAAACACGCCCACATTTTCCTCTGATGTTGTGGAAACCTGTGCCTCCAGTATATCCTAGGTTGGTTCAGCGAGTTCCTGAAGGTCTAACGCTAGAAGAAGCAACTAAAATGCGTCAAAAGGGAAGCACATTGATTCCCATATGCAAACTAG GTAAAAATGGTGTTTACTGTGACCTAGTAAAAACTGTCAGAGAGGCATTTGAAGAGTGTGAACTAGTGCGTATAAACTGTCAAGGACTGAATAAAAGTGACTATCGAAAGATTGGAGCAAAACTAAGG GATCTTGTTCCATGCACATTGCTTTCGTTTGAATATGAGCACATACTTATGTGGAGAGGACCAAATTGGAAGTCATCTATACCAGATCGAGGAGATGACCGCAAGGAATCCAAACAAATAGAGGTTGaccataaaaattataaaccacTGCCGTCAGAGGCCCTAGAATTCTCAGCACCGAGTCTACAAATGAACCCATTAGAGCATGAAAGCAATTTATTACATGACACTAGCATTTCCTCTATTTCAAGTGATGTGACTTTGGATAAGGTTGAGGTGTCATATCCCAATGAAAATAGCCACCAATCTATGTCTGGGGTTACTGAAGTTCCTTCACTTACAAAAATCTATGACGTTGAAACCACAAATGATTCCACAGACTCCTATGCTGAGCCAGAACCTCGCACAAGCCTCATTCCAAGTATGACCATACCACACTATGATAGCCATGCTGAATTCTCCTCGAAAGCTATGAGTGAAAGTCATGGAACTGAGCATATAATGGATAGCAAAAGCTGCAGTGATGGTCTTTCTGCTTCAATTTCAGGATCTCATGCAACGCTAGGAGGTAGTGACAATTCTACTAATGGCATGGTGGATTCTCATTCTAATAAGTTGCTAGATGCTTTGGGAGAAGAAGATGTCAGTCAGGCACCAAGGTCAGCTGCTCCTTCTATGAAAGCAATTTGGTTACTGTTGGAACAAGCTGTTGAGAAAGGCAGTGCTCTTGTTTTAGATAAGGATTCTTTGGATGCGGACAATATTTATCAAAACACAGTTGCCTTTGCCAAATCAGCTCCACCCGGACCAGCTTTTAGGAAAAACACAAAGGCTGTGTCTCAAAAGAATCCTAAGCAAGAAGGTTCAACTTTGGAGACTAAAGAAACTACCATTGATTCCATGAAACGGAAAAAGGAGAATAGTACTAAAATTCCTAGAAAAGCAAATTTTGATGACCAATTACTAAATGTTGTACCACAAGGAACATTAGGAGTTGATGAACTTGCTAAACTTTTAACATGA
- the MST1 gene encoding monosaccharide transporter — MAGGGVEIGGPGKRAHLYEHKFSWYFVYTCFVGALGGSLFGYDLGVSGGVTSMDDFLKEFFPKVYRRKQMHLHETDYCKYDDQVLTLFTSSLYFSALVMTFFASFLTRKKGRKASIIVGALSFLAGAILNAAAKNIAMLIIGRVLLGGGIGFGNQAVPLYLSEMAPAKNRGAVNQLFQFTTCAGILIANLVNYFTEKIHPYGWRISLGLAGLPAFAMLVGGICCAETPNSLVEQGRLDKAKQVLQRIRGTENVEAEFEDLKEASEEAQAVKSPFRTLLKRKYRPQLIIGALGIPAFQQLTGNNSILFYAPVIFQSLGFGANASLFSSFITNGALLVATVISMFLVDKYGRRKFFLEAGFEMICCMIITGAVLAVNFGHGKEIGKGVSAFLVVVIFLFVLAYGRSWGPLGWLVPSELFPLEIRSSAQSIVVCVNMIFTALVAQLFLMSLCHLKFGIFLLFASLIIFMSFFVFFLLPETKKVPIEEIYLLFENHWFWRRFVTDQDPETSKGTA, encoded by the exons ATGGCTGGTGGAGGAGTAGAGATTGGAGGACCAGGAAAAAGGGCTCATCTTTACGAGCACAAGTTCAGTTGGTATTTCGTCTATACATGCTTCGTTGGGGCCCTTGGCGGTTCTCTCTTTGGCTATGATCTCGGTGTTTCAg GTGGGGTGACTTCAATGGATGATTTCCTGAAGGAATTCTTCCCAAAGGTTTACAGAAGGAAGCAGATGCATCTGCATGAAACAGACTATTGTAAATATGACGACCAAGTGCTGACACTGTTTACATCATCTCTTTATTTCTCAGCACTTGTCATGACATTCTTTGCTTCCTTCTTGACAAGAAAGAAGGGAAGAAAGGCCAGTATCATTGTGGGAGCCCTTAGCTTCCTGGCTGGGGCTATCCTCAATGCCGCAGCCAAGAACATTGCAATGCTAATTATTGGCAGAGTCCTTCTTGGTGGAGGCATTGGATTTGGCAACCAA GCTGTTCCATTGTATCTTTCGGAAATGGCTCCAGCTAAGAACCGAGGAGCAGTGAACCAACTGTTTCAGTTCACAACTTGTGCTGGAATCTTAATTGCAAACCTAGTGAATTACTTTACTGAAAAAATCCATCCCTATGGATGGAGGATATCTCTGGGTTTGGCAGGTCTTCCAGCATTTGCAATGCTTGTTGGAGGTATTTGTTGTGCTGAGACACCAAACAGCCTTGTGGAGCAAGGAAGGTTGGATAAAGCAAAACAAGTATTGCAGAGAATTAGAGGTACCGAGAACGTTGAAGCCGAATTTGAGGATCTTAAAGAAGCCAGTGAAGAAGCACAAGCTGTTAAGAGCCCGTTTAGGACACTCCTCAAGAGGAAGTACAGGCCACAACTGATCATAGGTGCATTGGGGATTCCAGCGTTCCAGCAGCTAACTGGCAATAACTCCATCCTCTTCTATGCCCCTGTCATTTTTCAGAGCTTGGGCTTTGGTGCCAATGCTTCActgttttcatcttttattaCCAATGGGGCTCTTCTTGTTGCCACTGTCATCTCAATGTTTTTGGTTGACAAGTATGGTAGAAGAAAATTCTTTCTGGAAGCTGGCTTTGAAATGATATGCTGCATG ATTATTACAGGTGCAGTCTTGGCTGTGAACTTTGGGCACGGCAAAGAAATTGGGAAAGGAGTGAGTGCCTTTCTGGTTGTTGTGATCTTCTTGTTCGTTTTGGCATATGGGAGATCTTGGGGTCCCCTTGGGTGGTTGGTTCCCAGTGAGCTCTTCCCATTAGAGATAAGATCATCTGCACAGAGTATTGTGGTCTGTGTCAACATGATCTTCACTGCACTTGTTGCTCAATTGTTCCTCATGTCACTTTGCCACCTCAAATTTGGGATCTTCTTGCTCTTTGCTTCCTTAATTATCTTCATGAGCTTCTttgtcttcttccttttgcccgAAACCAAGAAAGTTCCAATTGAGGAGATTTATCTTCTTTTTGAGAATCATTGGTTCTGGAGGAGATTTGTAACTGACCAAGACCCAGAGACATCAAAGGGGACTGCTTAA